One Panicum virgatum strain AP13 chromosome 9K, P.virgatum_v5, whole genome shotgun sequence genomic region harbors:
- the LOC120652724 gene encoding uncharacterized protein LOC120652724 isoform X1, whose protein sequence is MARGPAKKRRRESSPPAADAASGGRKLLTGEHVEVLSCDPGLCGSWHQAVVTGILDNARTVRYTDFIDENGLPLVENVQVSDVIDGKSSMTGELVRGNVRPMCPHQPLQVSDARYGLCVDAFLEGSYWEGVIVDHAQGSMERKIFFPDEGDECIIRVDQLRLTQDWDEVTGNWKPRGIWLFLQMLLSHEESDGLPVSVRQIWFDLRSKPSFRTDAKMWMCGTEAFWERSLADLITELRSICGRPTLDGCQVETYSTLLEGSDPAAFQKERVETTVLDKLDPIPAGLIQTLSEYISCYRNNKRKSAIVKKELAKQHLKSLGWTMLDDRRKNKFYISPDGKRFPSFLGACEAYLASKGANDDQHCHMNNLLLDSANVVPKNLQYVPTSMDLILTKNKSNDKLIETSSRHWESVQLDAQFSPQIASLLANYQDGTTILQRRVNRTHSLMLKKHLLALGWSIKFKIDEMVQENGHRKYFTRYRYESPDGKTYASVIQVICSLIVGSGKQVDGNRVDCITGKYNHRAALKEDVHASVSTDLARLGKRKREDKFGTLGEYIDYMESDKQNSRRRKLLRSNAKKFLLSAGWNFWLKEKSINKLELRYGAPHGKSYNSLVAACKGYLEKEHQENNDQSFGIADYDSTDGSMHPTKLIAPSGQLRDSSRRHDMPVLDRCSDIFTFPTRHGKSRKRKSSSVPLTCTPVLYSRHERVLPSQHCAKTIFSLLIEKNILLPRDKVTYKQISDGPGIKEGSIGRDGIKCMCCNEIFSMENFEVHAGSSTPLPSAHMFFKDGRSLSQCLVDLMGGNTPRDSLRVRLKGRNSDLESDSICSVCHDGGEILLCDNCPSSYHHDCVGLEGIPEGSWYCPCCRCSICNLSDYDPDTSQFTEKTIVYCDQCEREYHVGCSRNSGHELICRPEGCWLCSSGCSKIFQHLQKLIGKSVPTPVKGLSCTILRFHRENSSDHGHYDDAVMAEHYGKLSIALDILHECFVTIIEPRTESDISEDIVFNRESELRRLNFRGFYTILLQKGGELVSVGTFRICGQKFAELPLIGTRVSYRRQGMCRLLMNELEKLLLDLGVERLLIPAIPELLETWTGSFGFTVMSNSDRIELAENSILSFQGTTMCQKVLNIACNNLQDQNVPSMSNSICDKAVDISSTHSEVLNGTMMSISISRTSICDKAVNIASTCSEVLIGTTRPNSDRELAENSSPCSLGTSSCEKVINTLGRPEGSNGFEYQVQDSGIIGETTESDFQEGTSMVIEEMEQPETELVPQIQNNSGEEGICSIDALKSMPEPQVGLAVEQELVLETQNNSAEEDICSIGAPTSTPDPQVSLTMGPDLVLEIQNNNGEEGICSIDALTSASFGVTLDKHEQPYGSAGADQCSENCTSTDVAQPVTQNTAPGLKYKFSGKCYERVKNGARPRNVWLRISTK, encoded by the exons atggcgcgcgggccggctaagaagcggcggcgcgagtcgtCTCCCCCTGCCGCcgacgcggcgagcggcgggaggaAGCTCCTCACCGGCGAGCACGTCGAG GTGCTCAGTTGTGATCCAGGGCTATGTGGTTCGTGGCATCAAGCTGTTGTTACTGGTATTTTGGACAATGCTCGCACTGTAAGATATACTGATTTCATTGACGAAAATGGATTGCCTCTTGTTGAGAATGTTCAAGTGTCAGATGTCATTGATGGCAAGTCAAGCATGACTGGGGAGCTCGTTCGTGGGAATGTAAGGCCGATGTGTCCACATCAACCATTGCAGGTATCGGATGCAAGATATGGGCTATGCGTTGATGCATTCTTGGAAGGATCGTACTGGGAAGGTGTTATTGTTGATCATGCTCAAGGATCCATGGAAAGGAAAATCTTTTTTCCTGATGAAGGTGATGAATGCATTATTAGGGTTGATCAGCTACGTCTTACTCAAGACTGGGATGAAGTTACGGGGAATTGGAAACCACGCGGAATCTGGTTGTTTCTCCAGATGCTTTTGTCACATGAAGAGAGTGATGGTTTACCTGTATCAGTCAGGCAGATATGGTTTGACTTGAGATCTAAACCTTCTTTTAGGACTGATGCCAAAATGTGGATGTGTGGAACAGAAGCTTTTTGGGAGAGATCACTTGCAGACCTCATCACTGAATTGCGGTCTATATGTGGCAGGCCTACCCTGGATGGATGTCAAGTGGAAACCTATTCTACATTGTTAGAAGGTTCAGACCCAGCAGCCTTTCAAAAGGAGAGAGTTGAGACCACTGTCTTGGATAAACTGGATCCCATTCCAGCTGGTCTCATCCAAACCTTGTCAGAATACATCTCATGCTACCGCAACAATAAAAGGAAAAGTGCTATTGTCAAAAAGGAGTTGGCAAAGCAACACCTTAAATCTTTAGGATGGACCATGCTGGATGACAGACGTAAGAACAAGTTCTACATCTCACCTGATGGCAAGCGGTTCCCATCTTTTCTAGGAGCCTGTGAGGCATATTTAGCATCAAAAGGAGCAAATGATGACCAACATTGTCATATGAATAATTTGCTTCTAGATAGTGCTAATGTGGTGCCCAAAAATTTACAGTACGTCCCAACCAGCATGGATCTCATCTTGACAAAGAACAAGTCCAATGATAAATTGATAGAAACTTCATCAAGACATTGGGAATCAGTTCAACTGGATGCACAATTTTCCCCGCAGATAGCTTCACTTCTTGCAAATTACCAAGATGGCACTACTATTCTACAGAGGCGCGTCAACAGAACTCACAGTTTAATGTTGAAGAAGCATCTGCTGGCACTGGGTTGGAGTATTAAGTTCAAAATTgatgaaatggtgcaagaaaATGGTCATCGCAAATATTTTACAAGATACAGGTACGAGTCACCTGATGGGAAGACTTATGCTTCTGTCATTCAGGTAATATGCAGCTTGATTGTTGGAAGTGGCAAACAAGTTGATGGAAACAGAGTGGATTGTATAACGGGCAAGTACAATCATCGTGCAGCACTAAAAGAAGATGTTCATGCGTCAGTGTCGACGGACCTGGCAAGGCTCGGTAAACGTAAACGAGAGGATAAATTTGGCACCCTTGGAGAATACATAGACTATATGGAATCTGATAAGCAAAACTCCAGAAGAAGGAAACTGTTGAGATCAAATGCTAAGAAGTTTCTCCTATCTGCTGGATGGAATTTTTGGCTAAAGGAGAAGTCTATAAACAAACTCGAGTTAAGGTATGGTGCTCCACATGGCAAGTCCTACAACTCTCTAGTTGCAGCATGTAAAGGATACCTTGAAAAGGAACATCAAGAAAACAATGATCAAAGCTTTGGAATTGCCGACTATGATTCTACTGATGGTTCTATGCATCCAACCAAATTGATAGCGCCCAGTGGTCAGCTAAGGGATTCAAGCAGAAGACATGATATGCCAGTTTTGGACAGATGTAGTGACATATTTACCTTCCCTACACGTCATGGAAAGTCTAGGAAAAGAAAATCATCATCAGTTCCTCTGACCTGCACACCAGTTCTCTATTCAAGACATGAACGAGTTCTTCCAAGTCAGCATTGTGCAAAGACAATTTTTTCTTTGTTGATTGAGAAAAATATTCTGTTACCAAGAGATAAGGTTACATATAAGCAAATAAGTGATGGACCTGGGATAAAGGAAGGCTCTATTGGTAGAGATGGAATAAAATGCATGTGTTGCAATGAAATATTCTCTATGGAGAATTTTGAGGTTCATGCTGGGAGCAGTACTCCATTACCTTCTGCCCATATGTTTTTCAAGGATGGAAGATCCCTATCACAGTGTTTAGTTGATCTCATGGGTGGAAACACGCCCAGAGATTCATTGCGTGTGCGCTTGAAGGGAAGAAATTCTGATCTGGAAAGTGATTCAATATGCTCTGTGTGCCATGATGGTGGGGAAATATTACTGTGTGACAATTGTCCATCATCTTATCATCATGACTGTGTCGGTTTGGAG GGAATTCCAGAAGGAAGCTGGTACTGCCCATGCTGCAGATGCAGTATTTGTAACTTGAGTGATTATGATCCTGATACCAGCCAATTCACAGAGAAAACAATAGTGTACTGTGATCAGTGTGAACGGGAAT ATCATGTTGGTTGCTCTAGAAATAGTGGCCATGAGCTTATCTGCCGACCAGAAGGGTGTTGGCTTTGCAGCAGTGGATGCTCAAAG ATATTTCAACATTTGCAAAAACTCATTGGGAAATCAGTTCCAACTCCAGTTAAAGGCTTATCTTGTACTATCTTGAGATTTCACAGAGAAAACAGCAGTGACCATGGTCATTATGACGATGCAGTAATGGCCGAACATTATGGCAAGTTGTCCATTGCGCTTGACATTCTTCATGAATGCTTTGTTACTATTATTGAGCCTCGCACAGAGAGTGATATTTCTGAGGATATTGTCTTCAATAGAGA ATCGGAACTCAGACGACTAAATTTCAGGGGATTCTACACGATACTTCTCCAGAAAGGTGGTGAACTAGTATCTGTCGGCACTTTTAG GATATGCGGCCAGAAGTTTGCTGAGCTGCCTCTGATTGGTACAAGAGTTTCATATCGTCGACAAGGGATGTGCCGACTTCTAATGAATGAACTGGAAAAG TTGCTTTTGGACTTGGGGGTAGAAAGGCTTCTGATACCGGCAATTCCTGAACTTCTGGAAACGTGGACAGGCTCATTTGGTTTCACAGTGATGTCGAACTCTGATAGGATTGAGTTGGCAGAGAACAGCATTCTCAGTTTCCAGGGAACCACCATGTGTCAGAAGGTTTTAAATATTGCATGCAACAATCTGCAAGATCAAAATGTTCCATCGATGTCCAACTCTATATGTGACAAGGCTGTAGATATTTCATCCACTCATTCAGAAGTGTTGAATGGAACAATGATGTCTATTAGTATCAGTAGAACGTCTATATGTGACAAGGCTGTAAATATTGCATCCACTTGTTCAGAAGTGTTGATTGGAACAACAAGGCCGAACTCTGACAGAGAATTGGCTGAAAACTCGAGTCCCTGTTCTCTCGGAACCAGTTCATGTGAGAAGGTTATCAACACGCTCGGTCGTCCAGAAGGATCAAATG GGTTTGAGTACCAAGTGCAAGACAGTGGCATCATTGGTGAGACAACTGAAAGTGATTTTCAAGAAGGCACTTCAATGGTGATAGAAGAGATGGAGCAACCGGAAACGGAGCTGGTGCCCCAAATTCAGAATAACAGCGGTGAAGAGGGCATTTGTTCCATTGATGCTCTGAAAAGTATGCCAGAACCTCAAGTTGGTTTGGCAGTCGAGCAAGAGCTGGTACTAGAAACTCAGAATAACAGTGctgaagaggatatttgttccaTTGGTGCTCCGACTAGTACACCAGACCCTCAAGTTAGTTTGACAATGGGGCCGGACCTGGTACTGGAGATTCAGAATAACAACGGTGAAGAGGGTATTTGTTCCATTGATGCTCTGACTAGTGCGTCATTTGGTGTAACACTGGACAAGCATGAGCAACCATATGGAAG TGCTGGTGCAGACCAGTGCAGCGAGAATTGCACTTCGACTGATGTGGCCCAGCCTGTAACA caaaataCAGCTCCAGGATTGAAATACAAGTTCTCAGGAAAATGCTATGAGCGGGTCAAAAATGGCGCTCGTCCGCGGAATGTCTGGCTTAGAATCTCCACGAAATGA
- the LOC120652724 gene encoding uncharacterized protein LOC120652724 isoform X3, translating to MARGPAKKRRRESSPPAADAASGGRKLLTGEHVEVLSCDPGLCGSWHQAVVTGILDNARTVRYTDFIDENGLPLVENVQVSDVIDGKSSMTGELVRGNVRPMCPHQPLQVSDARYGLCVDAFLEGSYWEGVIVDHAQGSMERKIFFPDEGDECIIRVDQLRLTQDWDEVTGNWKPRGIWLFLQMLLSHEESDGLPVSVRQIWFDLRSKPSFRTDAKMWMCGTEAFWERSLADLITELRSICGRPTLDGCQVETYSTLLEGSDPAAFQKERVETTVLDKLDPIPAGLIQTLSEYISCYRNNKRKSAIVKKELAKQHLKSLGWTMLDDRRKNKFYISPDGKRFPSFLGACEAYLASKGANDDQHCHMNNLLLDSANVVPKNLQYVPTSMDLILTKNKSNDKLIETSSRHWESVQLDAQFSPQIASLLANYQDGTTILQRRVNRTHSLMLKKHLLALGWSIKFKIDEMVQENGHRKYFTRYRYESPDGKTYASVIQVICSLIVGSGKQVDGNRVDCITGKYNHRAALKEDVHASVSTDLARLGKRKREDKFGTLGEYIDYMESDKQNSRRRKLLRSNAKKFLLSAGWNFWLKEKSINKLELRYGAPHGKSYNSLVAACKGYLEKEHQENNDQSFGIADYDSTDGSMHPTKLIAPSGQLRDSSRRHDMPVLDRCSDIFTFPTRHGKSRKRKSSSVPLTCTPVLYSRHERVLPSQHCAKTIFSLLIEKNILLPRDKVTYKQISDGPGIKEGSIGRDGIKCMCCNEIFSMENFEVHAGSSTPLPSAHMFFKDGRSLSQCLVDLMGGNTPRDSLRVRLKGRNSDLESDSICSVCHDGGEILLCDNCPSSYHHDCVGLEGIPEGSWYCPCCRCSICNLSDYDPDTSQFTEKTIVYCDQCEREYHVGCSRNSGHELICRPEGCWLCSSGCSKIFQHLQKLIGKSVPTPVKGLSCTILRFHRENSSDHGHYDDAVMAEHYGKLSIALDILHECFVTIIEPRTESDISEDIVFNRESELRRLNFRGFYTILLQKGGELVSVGTFRICGQKFAELPLIGTRVSYRRQGMCRLLMNELEKLLLDLGVERLLIPAIPELLETWTGSFGFTVMSNSDRIELAENSILSFQGTTMCQKVLNIACNNLQDQNVPSMSNSICDKAVDISSTHSEVLNGTMMSISISRTSICDKAVNIASTCSEVLIGTTRPNSDRELAENSSPCSLGTSSCEKVINTLGRPEGSNGFEYQVQDSGIIGETTESDFQEGTSMVIEEMEQPETELVPQIQNNSGEEGICSIDALKSMPEPQVGLAVEQELVLETQNNSAEEDICSIGAPTSTPDPQVSLTMGPDLVLEIQNNNGEEGICSIDALTSASFGVTLDKHEQPYGRPVQRELHFD from the exons atggcgcgcgggccggctaagaagcggcggcgcgagtcgtCTCCCCCTGCCGCcgacgcggcgagcggcgggaggaAGCTCCTCACCGGCGAGCACGTCGAG GTGCTCAGTTGTGATCCAGGGCTATGTGGTTCGTGGCATCAAGCTGTTGTTACTGGTATTTTGGACAATGCTCGCACTGTAAGATATACTGATTTCATTGACGAAAATGGATTGCCTCTTGTTGAGAATGTTCAAGTGTCAGATGTCATTGATGGCAAGTCAAGCATGACTGGGGAGCTCGTTCGTGGGAATGTAAGGCCGATGTGTCCACATCAACCATTGCAGGTATCGGATGCAAGATATGGGCTATGCGTTGATGCATTCTTGGAAGGATCGTACTGGGAAGGTGTTATTGTTGATCATGCTCAAGGATCCATGGAAAGGAAAATCTTTTTTCCTGATGAAGGTGATGAATGCATTATTAGGGTTGATCAGCTACGTCTTACTCAAGACTGGGATGAAGTTACGGGGAATTGGAAACCACGCGGAATCTGGTTGTTTCTCCAGATGCTTTTGTCACATGAAGAGAGTGATGGTTTACCTGTATCAGTCAGGCAGATATGGTTTGACTTGAGATCTAAACCTTCTTTTAGGACTGATGCCAAAATGTGGATGTGTGGAACAGAAGCTTTTTGGGAGAGATCACTTGCAGACCTCATCACTGAATTGCGGTCTATATGTGGCAGGCCTACCCTGGATGGATGTCAAGTGGAAACCTATTCTACATTGTTAGAAGGTTCAGACCCAGCAGCCTTTCAAAAGGAGAGAGTTGAGACCACTGTCTTGGATAAACTGGATCCCATTCCAGCTGGTCTCATCCAAACCTTGTCAGAATACATCTCATGCTACCGCAACAATAAAAGGAAAAGTGCTATTGTCAAAAAGGAGTTGGCAAAGCAACACCTTAAATCTTTAGGATGGACCATGCTGGATGACAGACGTAAGAACAAGTTCTACATCTCACCTGATGGCAAGCGGTTCCCATCTTTTCTAGGAGCCTGTGAGGCATATTTAGCATCAAAAGGAGCAAATGATGACCAACATTGTCATATGAATAATTTGCTTCTAGATAGTGCTAATGTGGTGCCCAAAAATTTACAGTACGTCCCAACCAGCATGGATCTCATCTTGACAAAGAACAAGTCCAATGATAAATTGATAGAAACTTCATCAAGACATTGGGAATCAGTTCAACTGGATGCACAATTTTCCCCGCAGATAGCTTCACTTCTTGCAAATTACCAAGATGGCACTACTATTCTACAGAGGCGCGTCAACAGAACTCACAGTTTAATGTTGAAGAAGCATCTGCTGGCACTGGGTTGGAGTATTAAGTTCAAAATTgatgaaatggtgcaagaaaATGGTCATCGCAAATATTTTACAAGATACAGGTACGAGTCACCTGATGGGAAGACTTATGCTTCTGTCATTCAGGTAATATGCAGCTTGATTGTTGGAAGTGGCAAACAAGTTGATGGAAACAGAGTGGATTGTATAACGGGCAAGTACAATCATCGTGCAGCACTAAAAGAAGATGTTCATGCGTCAGTGTCGACGGACCTGGCAAGGCTCGGTAAACGTAAACGAGAGGATAAATTTGGCACCCTTGGAGAATACATAGACTATATGGAATCTGATAAGCAAAACTCCAGAAGAAGGAAACTGTTGAGATCAAATGCTAAGAAGTTTCTCCTATCTGCTGGATGGAATTTTTGGCTAAAGGAGAAGTCTATAAACAAACTCGAGTTAAGGTATGGTGCTCCACATGGCAAGTCCTACAACTCTCTAGTTGCAGCATGTAAAGGATACCTTGAAAAGGAACATCAAGAAAACAATGATCAAAGCTTTGGAATTGCCGACTATGATTCTACTGATGGTTCTATGCATCCAACCAAATTGATAGCGCCCAGTGGTCAGCTAAGGGATTCAAGCAGAAGACATGATATGCCAGTTTTGGACAGATGTAGTGACATATTTACCTTCCCTACACGTCATGGAAAGTCTAGGAAAAGAAAATCATCATCAGTTCCTCTGACCTGCACACCAGTTCTCTATTCAAGACATGAACGAGTTCTTCCAAGTCAGCATTGTGCAAAGACAATTTTTTCTTTGTTGATTGAGAAAAATATTCTGTTACCAAGAGATAAGGTTACATATAAGCAAATAAGTGATGGACCTGGGATAAAGGAAGGCTCTATTGGTAGAGATGGAATAAAATGCATGTGTTGCAATGAAATATTCTCTATGGAGAATTTTGAGGTTCATGCTGGGAGCAGTACTCCATTACCTTCTGCCCATATGTTTTTCAAGGATGGAAGATCCCTATCACAGTGTTTAGTTGATCTCATGGGTGGAAACACGCCCAGAGATTCATTGCGTGTGCGCTTGAAGGGAAGAAATTCTGATCTGGAAAGTGATTCAATATGCTCTGTGTGCCATGATGGTGGGGAAATATTACTGTGTGACAATTGTCCATCATCTTATCATCATGACTGTGTCGGTTTGGAG GGAATTCCAGAAGGAAGCTGGTACTGCCCATGCTGCAGATGCAGTATTTGTAACTTGAGTGATTATGATCCTGATACCAGCCAATTCACAGAGAAAACAATAGTGTACTGTGATCAGTGTGAACGGGAAT ATCATGTTGGTTGCTCTAGAAATAGTGGCCATGAGCTTATCTGCCGACCAGAAGGGTGTTGGCTTTGCAGCAGTGGATGCTCAAAG ATATTTCAACATTTGCAAAAACTCATTGGGAAATCAGTTCCAACTCCAGTTAAAGGCTTATCTTGTACTATCTTGAGATTTCACAGAGAAAACAGCAGTGACCATGGTCATTATGACGATGCAGTAATGGCCGAACATTATGGCAAGTTGTCCATTGCGCTTGACATTCTTCATGAATGCTTTGTTACTATTATTGAGCCTCGCACAGAGAGTGATATTTCTGAGGATATTGTCTTCAATAGAGA ATCGGAACTCAGACGACTAAATTTCAGGGGATTCTACACGATACTTCTCCAGAAAGGTGGTGAACTAGTATCTGTCGGCACTTTTAG GATATGCGGCCAGAAGTTTGCTGAGCTGCCTCTGATTGGTACAAGAGTTTCATATCGTCGACAAGGGATGTGCCGACTTCTAATGAATGAACTGGAAAAG TTGCTTTTGGACTTGGGGGTAGAAAGGCTTCTGATACCGGCAATTCCTGAACTTCTGGAAACGTGGACAGGCTCATTTGGTTTCACAGTGATGTCGAACTCTGATAGGATTGAGTTGGCAGAGAACAGCATTCTCAGTTTCCAGGGAACCACCATGTGTCAGAAGGTTTTAAATATTGCATGCAACAATCTGCAAGATCAAAATGTTCCATCGATGTCCAACTCTATATGTGACAAGGCTGTAGATATTTCATCCACTCATTCAGAAGTGTTGAATGGAACAATGATGTCTATTAGTATCAGTAGAACGTCTATATGTGACAAGGCTGTAAATATTGCATCCACTTGTTCAGAAGTGTTGATTGGAACAACAAGGCCGAACTCTGACAGAGAATTGGCTGAAAACTCGAGTCCCTGTTCTCTCGGAACCAGTTCATGTGAGAAGGTTATCAACACGCTCGGTCGTCCAGAAGGATCAAATG GGTTTGAGTACCAAGTGCAAGACAGTGGCATCATTGGTGAGACAACTGAAAGTGATTTTCAAGAAGGCACTTCAATGGTGATAGAAGAGATGGAGCAACCGGAAACGGAGCTGGTGCCCCAAATTCAGAATAACAGCGGTGAAGAGGGCATTTGTTCCATTGATGCTCTGAAAAGTATGCCAGAACCTCAAGTTGGTTTGGCAGTCGAGCAAGAGCTGGTACTAGAAACTCAGAATAACAGTGctgaagaggatatttgttccaTTGGTGCTCCGACTAGTACACCAGACCCTCAAGTTAGTTTGACAATGGGGCCGGACCTGGTACTGGAGATTCAGAATAACAACGGTGAAGAGGGTATTTGTTCCATTGATGCTCTGACTAGTGCGTCATTTGGTGTAACACTGGACAAGCATGAGCAACCATATGGAAG ACCAGTGCAGCGAGAATTGCACTTCGACTGA